From the genome of Motilibacter peucedani, one region includes:
- a CDS encoding WhiB family transcriptional regulator, giving the protein MGADVIELLPDAVEEELRWQERALCAQTDPEAFFPEKGGSTREAKRVCLGCDVRAECLEYALAQDERFGIWGGLSERERRRLRKRAV; this is encoded by the coding sequence GTGGGCGCCGACGTCATCGAGCTGCTCCCCGACGCCGTCGAGGAGGAGCTGCGCTGGCAGGAGCGCGCGCTGTGCGCCCAGACCGACCCCGAGGCGTTCTTCCCGGAGAAGGGCGGGAGCACCCGGGAGGCCAAGCGCGTGTGCCTCGGCTGCGACGTGCGCGCCGAGTGCCTCGAGTACGCCCTCGCCCAGGACGAGCGCTTCGGCATCTGGGGCGGGCTGTCCGAGCGGGAGCGCCGGCGGCTGCGCAAGCGCGCGGTCTGA
- a CDS encoding sensor domain-containing diguanylate cyclase, with amino-acid sequence MGDATAQLPHQRSAHAEDCLDAAALQGAGALILVLDAAGLVVRANRAFLASLGCAESDALGRPAWELLDSEDDRHEAARVIEQTLANGTPGARETAFLAPDGHRRRVAWSDSPLRGPDGELRHLVCVGIDVTDARQAEARLRRLAETDALTGLLNRPSFEAALLDALDASGGMGAGLLFCDLDGFKAVNDTYGHAAGDALLVEVAERVRGLVRSHDVVARLGGDEFVVLCLGAGRPEVKALATRVEAAVRRPFVVAGRQLRVGVSVGTAVGTPGDVPEQVLSAADAQMYAVKAARRSRGAGLVATA; translated from the coding sequence GTGGGAGACGCCACGGCGCAGCTGCCGCACCAGCGCAGCGCGCACGCGGAGGACTGCCTCGACGCGGCCGCGCTCCAGGGCGCAGGCGCGCTCATCCTCGTCCTCGACGCCGCCGGCCTCGTCGTGCGCGCCAACCGCGCGTTCCTCGCCTCGCTCGGCTGCGCCGAGTCCGACGCCCTCGGGCGGCCCGCCTGGGAGCTGCTCGACTCCGAGGACGACCGCCACGAGGCCGCCCGGGTCATCGAGCAGACGCTGGCCAACGGCACGCCGGGCGCCCGCGAGACCGCCTTCCTCGCCCCCGACGGCCACCGCCGGCGCGTCGCCTGGAGCGACTCACCGCTGCGCGGGCCCGACGGCGAGCTGCGCCACCTGGTCTGCGTCGGCATCGACGTCACCGACGCGCGCCAGGCCGAGGCCCGGCTGCGCCGGCTCGCCGAGACCGACGCGCTCACCGGCCTGCTGAACCGGCCCTCGTTCGAGGCGGCGCTGCTCGACGCGCTCGACGCGTCCGGGGGCATGGGGGCCGGGCTGCTCTTCTGCGACCTCGACGGCTTCAAGGCCGTCAACGACACCTACGGCCACGCCGCCGGCGACGCGCTGCTCGTCGAGGTCGCCGAACGGGTCCGCGGGCTGGTGCGCTCCCACGACGTCGTCGCGCGGCTCGGCGGCGACGAGTTCGTCGTGCTCTGCCTGGGCGCGGGGCGTCCGGAGGTCAAGGCGCTCGCCACCCGCGTCGAGGCGGCCGTGCGCCGCCCGTTCGTCGTGGCCGGCCGCCAGCTGCGCGTCGGCGTGAGCGTCGGCACCGCGGTCGGCACCCCTGGCGACGTCCCCGAGCAGGTGCTCTCCGCCGCCGACGCGCAGATGTACGCGGTGAAGGCCGCCCGCCGCTCCCGCGGTGCCGGGCTGGTGGCCACGGCGTAG
- the cofD gene encoding 2-phospho-L-lactate transferase, with product MRIVVPAGGTGGARFVRGLLAALAEAGEPADVTVVGNTGDDITLWGLRVCPDLDTVTYTLAGAIDEAKGWGRPDETFTVRDELAGYGVLPTWFGLGDRDLATHLTRTSLLASGATLSEATATIAARWGLPGLGVTLLPMSDSPVETHVLVQHPDDPAGAPPRLVHFQEYWVGLRAAPRALDVVAVGAEQARPAPGVLEAVAAADVVLLPPSNPVVSIGTVLAVPGVRAALEASAAPVVGVAPLVGGAVVRGMADRLLPALGVEVDAGAVALHYGASLLDGWLVDTSDVHAVAPVEQAGIACRAVPLLMTDVPATARIAAEALRLAEAVRA from the coding sequence GTGCGCATCGTCGTCCCCGCCGGCGGCACCGGCGGTGCCCGGTTCGTCCGCGGCCTGCTGGCAGCGCTCGCCGAGGCCGGCGAGCCCGCCGACGTGACCGTCGTCGGCAACACCGGCGACGACATCACGCTGTGGGGCCTGCGCGTCTGCCCCGACCTCGACACCGTGACCTACACCCTCGCGGGCGCCATCGACGAGGCCAAGGGCTGGGGCCGGCCCGACGAGACCTTCACCGTGCGCGACGAGCTCGCGGGCTACGGCGTGCTGCCGACGTGGTTCGGCCTGGGCGACCGCGACCTCGCGACGCACCTCACGCGCACCTCGCTGCTCGCCTCCGGCGCGACGCTGTCGGAGGCGACCGCGACGATCGCCGCGCGCTGGGGCCTGCCCGGCCTCGGCGTGACCCTGCTCCCGATGAGCGACTCCCCCGTCGAGACCCACGTGCTCGTCCAGCACCCCGACGACCCCGCCGGCGCACCGCCGCGCCTGGTGCACTTCCAGGAGTACTGGGTGGGGCTGCGCGCCGCGCCGCGCGCCCTCGACGTGGTCGCGGTCGGCGCCGAGCAGGCCCGGCCGGCGCCGGGCGTGCTGGAGGCCGTCGCCGCCGCCGACGTCGTGCTGCTGCCGCCCAGCAACCCCGTCGTCTCCATCGGCACGGTGCTGGCGGTGCCCGGCGTCCGCGCGGCCCTCGAGGCGAGCGCTGCGCCGGTCGTGGGCGTCGCGCCGCTGGTGGGGGGCGCCGTCGTGCGGGGCATGGCCGACCGCCTGCTCCCTGCCCTGGGCGTCGAGGTCGACGCCGGCGCGGTCGCGCTCCACTACGGCGCGTCGCTGCTCGACGGCTGGCTCGTCGACACCTCGGACGTCCACGCCGTCGCACCCGTCGAGCAGGCCGGCATCGCCTGCCGCGCGGTCCCCCTGCTCATGACCGACGTGCCGGCCACCGCCCGCATCGCCGCCGAGGCGCTGCGGCTCGCCGAGGCCGTGCGCGCGTGA
- a CDS encoding coenzyme F420-0:L-glutamate ligase encodes MTPPPGPVTVLPVTGLPEVAAGDDLGALLDAALPQLAEGDVVVVSSKVVAKAEGRALRGVTRDEAVTAETVRVVARRGPTRIVETRHGLVLAAAGVDESNVEPGTVLLLPSDPDASARALRAALRASRGLDRLGVVVTDTAGRAWRQGQTDIAVGAAGVRALHDLRGSTDSSGRVLDVTLPALGDELAGAADLVKGKATGVPAAVVRGLGADALLDDDGPGAAALVRPADEDLFRWGTAEARAQGARAAVGARRTVRSFAPGAPDPEAVRRALAAAVTAPAPHHTVPWRFAVVETAAARTRLLDAMQAAWEADLRVDGFSGEQVARRVRRGAVLRGAPLLVVPCLVSDGAHDYPDARRSAAERSMFVLAAGAGIEALLVALAAEGLGSAWVSSALFCPDAARAALDLDASWEPMGTVAVGVPAAAPPARPERPLDELVVLR; translated from the coding sequence GTGACGCCCCCGCCCGGGCCCGTCACCGTGCTGCCGGTGACCGGCCTGCCCGAGGTGGCCGCCGGCGACGACCTCGGCGCCCTGCTCGACGCCGCGCTGCCGCAGCTCGCCGAGGGCGACGTGGTGGTCGTCTCGAGCAAGGTGGTCGCCAAGGCCGAGGGCCGGGCCCTGCGCGGCGTGACCCGCGACGAGGCGGTGACGGCCGAGACCGTGCGGGTCGTCGCCCGCCGCGGGCCCACCCGCATCGTCGAGACCCGCCACGGGCTGGTGCTCGCCGCCGCGGGCGTCGACGAGAGCAACGTCGAGCCGGGCACCGTGCTGCTGCTGCCGAGCGACCCCGACGCCTCCGCCCGTGCGCTGCGCGCCGCCCTGCGCGCAAGCCGGGGGCTCGACCGCCTCGGCGTCGTCGTCACCGACACCGCCGGGCGCGCCTGGCGCCAGGGCCAGACCGACATCGCCGTCGGCGCCGCCGGCGTGCGGGCGCTGCACGACCTGCGCGGATCGACCGACTCCTCCGGGCGCGTGCTCGACGTGACCCTGCCGGCGCTCGGCGACGAGCTCGCCGGCGCGGCCGACCTGGTCAAGGGCAAGGCCACCGGCGTGCCGGCCGCGGTCGTGCGCGGGCTGGGCGCCGACGCGCTGCTCGACGACGACGGCCCGGGCGCCGCGGCCCTGGTCCGCCCGGCCGACGAGGACCTCTTCCGCTGGGGCACCGCCGAGGCGCGCGCCCAGGGTGCCCGCGCGGCGGTCGGTGCACGGCGTACGGTCCGGTCCTTCGCGCCCGGGGCCCCCGACCCCGAGGCGGTGCGCCGCGCGCTCGCCGCGGCGGTCACCGCGCCCGCTCCGCACCACACCGTCCCCTGGCGCTTCGCGGTCGTCGAGACCGCGGCCGCGCGCACGCGGCTGCTCGACGCGATGCAGGCGGCCTGGGAGGCCGACCTGCGCGTCGACGGGTTCTCCGGGGAGCAGGTGGCCCGCCGCGTACGCCGTGGTGCCGTCCTGCGCGGCGCTCCCCTGCTCGTGGTGCCCTGCCTGGTCTCCGACGGCGCGCACGACTACCCCGACGCGCGCCGCAGCGCCGCGGAGCGCTCGATGTTCGTGCTCGCCGCCGGGGCGGGCATCGAGGCGCTGCTCGTGGCGCTCGCGGCCGAGGGGCTCGGCTCGGCCTGGGTGTCGTCGGCGCTGTTCTGCCCCGACGCCGCCCGTGCGGCGCTCGACCTCGACGCCTCCTGGGAGCCCATGGGGACCGTCGCCGTGGGCGTGCCCGCCGCCGCGCCCCCCGCCCGGCCCGAGCGCCCGCTCGACGAGCTGGTGGTGCTCCGGTGA
- a CDS encoding LacI family DNA-binding transcriptional regulator — translation MTPDGARPTLEQVASLAGVSRATVSRVVNDSPRVAPDLREKVEAAIRQLGYVPNMAARSLATRRSNAIALVVGESASFVFSDPFFGGIVRTASREIARRGLQMVLLMAHDPADYTRVESYLEAGHVDGALLFSLHRVDDLPALAARIGLPVVVGGRPWNTDAGSWFVDMDNRAGARLATEHLLGLGRRRIATITGPLDMTAGIDRLEGFVEAMGGHDAVDPDLVAHGAFTQESGEIATERLLERVPDLDAIFAASDLMAAGALRVLRRAGKQVPRDVAVVGFDDHDEIARWTEPSLTTIHQDIEEWVARMVTVLDELIRGEASERQVLLPTRLVVRESA, via the coding sequence GTGACCCCGGACGGCGCGCGCCCGACCCTCGAGCAGGTGGCGAGCCTGGCCGGGGTCTCGCGCGCGACCGTCTCCCGCGTCGTCAACGACTCCCCGCGGGTGGCGCCCGACCTGCGCGAGAAGGTCGAGGCGGCGATCCGCCAGCTCGGCTACGTGCCCAACATGGCCGCGCGCAGCCTGGCCACCCGCCGCTCCAACGCGATCGCGCTGGTCGTCGGCGAGTCCGCGTCCTTCGTCTTCAGCGACCCGTTCTTCGGCGGCATCGTGCGCACCGCGTCGCGGGAGATCGCCCGGCGCGGGCTGCAGATGGTGCTGCTCATGGCGCACGACCCGGCCGACTACACGCGGGTCGAGAGCTACCTCGAGGCCGGCCACGTCGACGGCGCGCTGCTCTTCTCGCTCCACCGGGTCGACGACCTGCCGGCGCTCGCCGCCCGCATCGGGCTCCCCGTCGTCGTCGGCGGCCGGCCCTGGAACACCGACGCCGGCAGCTGGTTCGTCGACATGGACAACCGCGCCGGCGCGCGCCTGGCCACCGAGCACCTGCTCGGCCTGGGCCGCCGGCGCATCGCGACCATCACGGGCCCGCTCGACATGACCGCCGGCATCGACCGGCTCGAGGGCTTCGTCGAGGCGATGGGCGGCCACGACGCGGTCGACCCCGACCTGGTGGCGCACGGCGCCTTCACCCAGGAGAGCGGCGAGATCGCCACCGAGCGGCTGCTCGAGCGCGTCCCCGACCTCGACGCGATCTTCGCCGCCAGCGACCTGATGGCCGCGGGGGCGCTGCGCGTGCTGCGCCGGGCCGGCAAGCAGGTGCCGCGCGACGTCGCCGTCGTCGGCTTCGACGACCACGACGAGATCGCCCGCTGGACCGAGCCGTCGCTCACCACGATCCACCAGGACATCGAGGAGTGGGTGGCCCGCATGGTCACCGTCCTCGACGAGCTGATCCGCGGCGAGGCGAGCGAGCGCCAGGTGCTGCTGCCCACCCGGCTGGTGGTGCGCGAGTCGGCCTGA
- a CDS encoding DUF732 domain-containing protein, producing MSRAAAYACGAVLGAVLAGCGGSDPAAPAAPAPSSPPASVPASPAPPPSSSAPRAAPSSTPPAAHSATPSRTQPPRAASPTARPSTAPSAPTALSGTAAFVAVVRAKAPEVAAGRLDREIAAVATDACDLLASGSSGDEVVARTQTLGTLDAEATDQATARELVKLAIDTVCLDQARRVDEF from the coding sequence GTGAGCAGAGCAGCCGCGTACGCCTGTGGCGCGGTCCTCGGCGCCGTGCTGGCCGGGTGCGGCGGCAGCGACCCGGCCGCGCCCGCCGCGCCGGCGCCCAGCTCGCCGCCCGCCTCCGTGCCCGCGTCCCCGGCGCCACCCCCCTCCTCCTCCGCTCCGCGCGCGGCACCCTCCTCGACCCCGCCGGCAGCCCACTCGGCGACGCCCTCGCGCACCCAGCCGCCGCGTGCAGCCTCGCCCACCGCTCGCCCCAGCACAGCCCCCTCGGCGCCCACCGCCCTGTCGGGCACCGCGGCGTTCGTGGCCGTCGTGCGCGCCAAGGCCCCCGAGGTCGCCGCCGGGCGGCTCGACCGCGAGATCGCAGCGGTGGCCACCGACGCCTGCGACCTGCTCGCGTCGGGCAGCAGCGGCGACGAGGTCGTGGCGCGCACGCAGACGCTCGGCACCCTCGACGCGGAGGCCACCGACCAGGCGACGGCCCGCGAGCTGGTCAAGCTCGCCATCGACACCGTCTGCCTCGACCAGGCCCGCCGGGTCGACGAGTTCTGA
- a CDS encoding GH1 family beta-glucosidase: MIPMSTPAGPGALQFPPGFLWGTATASYQIEGAFDEDGRGPSIWDTFSHTPGKVQDGDTGDVAVDHYHRYRDDVALMGELGVHAYRFSVAWPRIVPAASGAVEQRGLDFYSRLVDELLGKGIAPVATLYHWDLPQWLEDADGWGNRDTAYRFAEYAAEVARVLGDRVHTWTTLNEPWCSAFLGYGSGVHAPGRTETETSLRAAHHLNLAHGLALSAIAPHVSADSQKSVTLNLHHVRPATDSPADIDAARRVDAVANRVFLGPMLSGEYPADLFADTEAITDWGFVQEGDLAAISATPVTLLGINYYNPTLVRAAEGERAADAFDGHGNGAGTPWPGCEGVEFVQQPGPYTAMGWPVDESGLYDLLQRVSKDYPSLPLAITENGSAWEDEVSADGEVHDPQRVDYLSRHLSAAHRAIADGVDLRGYFVWSLLDNFEWAYGYSKRFGIVRVDYDTQQRTPKDSFKLYQQVVAQNALPQA, encoded by the coding sequence ATGATCCCCATGAGCACTCCCGCCGGTCCCGGCGCGCTCCAGTTCCCGCCCGGCTTCCTCTGGGGGACGGCGACCGCCTCCTACCAGATCGAGGGCGCCTTCGACGAGGACGGCCGCGGCCCCTCGATCTGGGACACCTTCAGCCACACCCCGGGCAAGGTGCAGGACGGCGACACCGGCGACGTGGCGGTCGACCACTACCACCGCTACCGCGACGACGTGGCGCTCATGGGCGAGCTGGGCGTGCACGCCTACCGCTTCTCGGTGGCCTGGCCGCGCATCGTCCCGGCCGCCTCGGGCGCGGTCGAGCAGCGCGGGCTCGACTTCTACAGCCGGCTGGTCGACGAGCTGCTCGGCAAGGGCATCGCCCCGGTCGCGACGCTCTACCACTGGGACCTGCCGCAGTGGCTCGAGGACGCCGACGGGTGGGGCAACCGGGACACGGCCTACCGCTTCGCCGAGTACGCGGCCGAGGTGGCCCGGGTGCTCGGCGACCGCGTGCACACCTGGACCACGCTCAACGAGCCGTGGTGCTCGGCGTTCCTCGGCTACGGCTCCGGCGTGCACGCCCCGGGGCGCACCGAGACCGAGACCTCGCTGCGCGCAGCCCACCACCTGAACCTGGCCCACGGACTCGCTCTCTCCGCGATCGCGCCGCACGTGAGCGCCGACTCGCAGAAGAGCGTGACGCTCAACCTGCACCACGTGCGCCCGGCCACCGACAGCCCGGCCGACATCGACGCCGCCCGCCGGGTCGACGCGGTCGCCAACCGGGTGTTCCTCGGCCCGATGCTCTCGGGGGAGTACCCCGCCGACCTGTTCGCCGACACCGAGGCGATCACCGACTGGGGCTTCGTGCAGGAGGGCGACCTTGCCGCCATCAGCGCGACGCCGGTGACCCTGCTGGGCATCAACTACTACAACCCGACGCTGGTGCGCGCCGCCGAGGGCGAGCGGGCTGCCGACGCCTTCGACGGCCACGGCAACGGCGCGGGCACCCCGTGGCCCGGCTGCGAGGGCGTCGAGTTCGTGCAGCAGCCCGGGCCCTACACCGCGATGGGCTGGCCGGTCGACGAGTCGGGCCTCTACGACCTGCTGCAGCGGGTGTCCAAGGACTACCCGTCGCTGCCGCTCGCGATCACCGAGAACGGCTCGGCCTGGGAGGACGAGGTCTCCGCCGACGGCGAGGTGCACGACCCGCAGCGGGTCGACTACCTCAGCCGCCACCTGAGCGCCGCCCACCGGGCGATCGCCGACGGCGTCGACCTGCGCGGCTACTTCGTCTGGTCGCTGCTCGACAACTTCGAGTGGGCCTACGGCTACTCGAAGCGGTTCGGCATCGTGCGCGTCGACTACGACACCCAGCAGCGCACGCCGAAGGACAGCTTCAAGCTCTACCAGCAGGTCGTGGCCCAGAACGCGCTGCCGCAGGCCTGA
- a CDS encoding carbohydrate ABC transporter permease, whose translation MSAVLDTVREAPGAPAPRRRTKGRSGAGDVQRAGWPTCVVLTVVALVSVYPLYWALVGASRSSDQIAQSPPPMTPGGHLWDNLKTAWDQGNLGKALTNSLVVSSCIAIGTVLFCTMAGFAFAKLRFRGNSALFAFTIGTMMVPPQLGIIPLYLLMSKLGFTNHIISVILPTLVTAFGVFFMRQYVLQAVPTELLEAGWVDGASTARIFFSIVLPILRPAMTVLGMLTFLAAWNDFFWPVVTLGSDNPTVQVALANIGVSYFTDYSLVFAGVVAGTLPVIVVFAVLGRQIVGGIMQGSLKG comes from the coding sequence ATGAGCGCCGTCCTCGACACCGTCCGTGAGGCGCCGGGGGCGCCGGCGCCGCGCCGGCGCACGAAGGGCCGCAGCGGCGCAGGTGACGTGCAGCGGGCCGGGTGGCCGACGTGCGTCGTGCTCACGGTCGTCGCCCTGGTCTCGGTCTACCCGCTCTACTGGGCGCTCGTCGGCGCATCGCGCAGCTCGGACCAGATCGCGCAGTCGCCGCCGCCGATGACCCCCGGCGGGCACCTGTGGGACAACCTCAAGACCGCGTGGGACCAGGGCAACCTCGGCAAGGCGCTGACGAACTCGCTCGTCGTCTCGAGCTGCATCGCGATCGGCACGGTGCTCTTCTGCACCATGGCCGGCTTCGCCTTCGCCAAGCTGCGCTTCCGGGGGAACTCGGCGCTGTTCGCCTTCACGATCGGCACGATGATGGTGCCGCCGCAGCTCGGCATCATCCCGCTGTACCTGCTGATGTCGAAGCTCGGCTTCACCAACCACATCATCTCGGTGATCCTGCCGACGCTCGTCACGGCGTTCGGGGTGTTCTTCATGCGGCAGTACGTCCTGCAGGCCGTGCCGACCGAGCTGCTCGAGGCCGGGTGGGTCGACGGCGCCAGCACGGCGCGGATCTTCTTCTCGATCGTGCTGCCGATCCTGCGCCCGGCGATGACCGTGCTCGGCATGCTGACCTTCCTCGCGGCGTGGAACGACTTCTTCTGGCCGGTGGTCACGCTCGGCTCCGACAACCCGACGGTGCAGGTCGCGCTCGCCAACATCGGCGTCTCCTACTTCACCGACTACTCGCTCGTCTTCGCGGGTGTCGTCGCCGGCACGCTTCCCGTTATCGTCGTGTTCGCTGTCCTGGGCCGCCAGATCGTGGGCGGCATCATGCAAGGCTCTCTCAAAGGATGA